The Ovis aries strain OAR_USU_Benz2616 breed Rambouillet chromosome 2, ARS-UI_Ramb_v3.0, whole genome shotgun sequence nucleotide sequence AGATGTTccgagggcttccctagtggctcagtggtgaagaatctgttttccagtgaaggagacaagagtgtgatccctggtctgggaagatcccacatgctggggagcaactaagtccatgagccacaactactgagcctgtgctctagggcccacaTGCgtcaactactgaagctcatgctccacgagagaagctactgcagtgagaagcctgagcacggCCACTAGGGAAAAGACCCCACTCGTCGCAACCAGGGAAAAGTCCGagcaacagcaaagacccagcacagctgaaaatgaagagggaaaacaaaatttttaaaggatgGTCAGAATTTCATGTCTTAAAACTGACTTTTACTATAGTTATAttatttgtcttcttcttctgcgTCCTCTAAATCAATATCAAAATCTAAATCatcatcattttcttcattccttctgcaGCTTCTATGGCTGgaacataaattattttcaacattttctgtcttctctggtTCTTTATTAAACCtagagatggaagaaaaaaactcttatttctcaagattgcattgTTTGGGTAGACTGAAAAGACTTTTACACTACACTTCTTGATTAATAAGAGCTTAATGAATAAAGAGGAAAAGATCCTTGAAGATTAACTTAATTGAAGAGCCAACCAATTATAATACTGCTGTCAATAAAGCATGATTAAACAAATTAATTCATGCTGTCCATTAAAGAAAAGACGTTATACAATGAATAATTCTtttgtaatatataataaatgtggCTCtcacagataaatattttaatttcctaaaaatgatgttttgcttttattataatGATAGAAACACTGaataattaagatttttttttttcctattgggtAGAAAAAGTCTACATTACTGCGATATACTGTATCTTAAGATTCTCAGAGCTACtcaatgtttctttaaaagaaaattcacacACCATTTACTAAAAGAATAAACcgcaaacataaaaataaatactcacGGAATAACAATGTCTTCTCTCTTTCCACACTTGGCACAGACTTCAAGTTCACAGGCACATGGTCTACACATTATATGATAAGAATCCTTCACTGTCTTTTGTAAACATTTAAcactaaaaatggaaaagaaaatcaaatcttAATTTTTACTAATTGTCTAAGATTTATTTAGTGAAATAAGGGGGTGTGGCTAAGTGTATAGCTGAGAAGCCTCCAACTCTTAAGATATTTCTCTCATATGTCACTTGAGTTTAATTATATAGCATTTCTAGACAATGGTTGACAACTCAAAATAACAGTATGTAACATTTATCTACTTTCTTAAAGCTTGTAAAGAATGTCACCTGCAAATATTAACAGTCTTGCTTCCTttgcaatttggattccttttatttctttttgttctctgacCTCCATGGCTAGTACTTCCAACACtattttgaataaaagtggtgagaggggacatccttgtcttgttcttgatcttaaaaaaaaagctttcagttttcaccactgagtatatTAGCTGTTGACTTGTCATATATGGTGTTTATTATGTTGAGAAACTTTCCCTATATATCCACTCCattgtgagtttttttttatcatatcaTTGTATAAAATGCTTTTTCTGGATCTACTGAGAGGGTCATATGATTTTCACCCTCCATTTTATTAATGTGGCATATGATTTTCGCCCTCCATTTTATTAGTGTGGCATATGATTTTCACCTTCCATTTTATTAGTGTGGCATATGATTTTCGCCCTCTATTTTATTAGTGTGGCATATGATTTTCGCCCTCCATTTTATTAGTGTGGCATATGATATTCGCCCTCCATTTTATTAGTGTGGCATATGATTTTCGCCCTCCATTTTATTAATGTGGCATATCATATTGATTGAGTTGAGGAATCTGAaccatctttgcatccctggaatacaCTCCACACTTGATCATGGTGAATGacttttttaatgtattggtAAATTTAGTtaactaatattttgttgaggatttctgctaatattttattgaggatttctgcatctctgttcatcagcAATAATGgcctataattttcatttcttgtgGCATCATTGTCTggtttggtatcagagtaatgctggcctcataaaatgtaCTTGGAAGAatttcctcctcttctattttttggaaGACTTTGAGAAGGACTGGATCATTTTatctttgaatgtttggtagaatttaccagtgaagaaATCTGGTTCTGGACTTTCGTTTGTTAGGaggttttttatttaaattcaatctccttactagtaactgaactttcagatttttacttcatgattcagtcttggcagGTTGTGTGCTTCTAGGGATTTATTCACTTCTTATAGGTCATCATATTGTGGGCAAACAATTTGCCATGAAAGTCAAACTGTTAGttgcttaattgtgtctgactatttgcaaccccatggactgtagcccaccaggctcctctgtccatggaattctccacacaagaatactgggagtgggttgtcatttccttctccacgggatcttccccacccaaggatcgaacccaggtctcctgcattacaggcaaattcttaaccatctCAGCCAGGGTACCCCATAGTCTCttacaatcctttgtatttctgtggtatctgtTGCAgtgtttcctctttcacttctgattgagttctcttttcttttcttgatgattCTAGCTAAAGGTCTGCCTGTTTATCTTTACAAATGACCAGTTCTGAGATTCACTGATCTTGCCTGTTGTTCATTTCcaattataattatttcaaatctgatctttgttatttcctccCTTCTACTAATTTTAGACACCATCTCTTCTttgtttctagtttctttagaAGTTAAAGTTAAGTTGtttaagatttttcttgtttcttgatgtaaGCATTTATTGCTGGCAACTTCcctttcagaattattttttgcGGTACCCCATAAATTTTGGTATGTTGCCTTTTCACCTCTCTCAaggttttttttatatttctttttggtttcttctttgactcaCTGGTTCTTTCAGTAGCATACTGTTTATTCTCCACAAATcagtgaattttccagatttcttcTTACAATTAACTTCTAGTTTCATACTATTGTGGTTAGAAAAAGATACTTCATATATATGATTTcaatcttaaaattttaagaccTGTTTTGTGAGCTAACAAACAATATTCTGtggagaatattccatggatACTTGAGAAGAGTATTTTGTTGCTTTTGGTTGGGACGTTTTGTGTATATGCATGTAAATTGCTTAAAAGGCCATACATCAAAatttcaatgatatttttcacagaaataaaaaatcctAAATTTGGATGGAATGACAAAAGGCCcaaaatagacaaagcaatcttgagaaagaagaacatagCTGCAGGTGTCACacttcctgacttcaaactatattacagtttcaaaacagtatggcactgtCATAAAAATCAGACACATAAATTAatggaatagagagcccagaaataaacccactcatatgtggccttccctggtggcgctagtggtaaagaatccacctgccagtgcaggagacgcaagagactcaggttcaatccctggtcagaaaggtCCTctcgagtaggaaatggcaacccactccagtattcttgcctggagaattccctggacagaggagcctggcaggctatggtcttatggggttgcaaagagtcagacacgactgaagtgacttagcacagaacaGCAGCGATTTACAAAAAGGAGCCAAAAATATAAGTAAGGAAAGAACAGTGTCTTCAATAAACAGTAGtggaaactggacatggaaaagaaTGCCACATGCAATAGAATAAAACTAGACCActatctcacaccatacacatggcaccccactccagtactcttgcctggagaatcccatggacggaggagcctggtgggctacagtccatggggtcgctaagagtcagacactactaagcgacttcactttcacttttcactttcatgcactggagaaggaaatagcaacccactccagtgttcttgcctggaggaccccagggatgggggagcctggtgggctgccgtctgtggggtcgcacagagtcggacatgactgaagcaacttagcagtagcagaccACTATCTCActatctcacaccatacacaaaaaagtaattcaaaatgggttaaagacttgAATGTGAGACCTAAAAtcttaaaactcctagaagaaaactagCAGAAAGTTCTTGACatcaattttagaattttttttgaaatcatatttggaaataaagtcaaaaaaataaaatataaacaaggacTGTATCATactaaaaagcttcttcacagcaaaggaaaacatcgcacaaaataaaaaggcaacctacagaatgggaaaaatatttgcaagtcatgtATTTATTAAGGAGTTACTAAcagaaatatacaaagaactcatattgtcaaaaggcaaaaaaaaaaaaaggatgaaaaaatgggcaaaggatctgaataaacatttttccaaagacatacagatggccaacaggtacacgaaaagatgctcaataacaCTAATCATCAAGGGAATGaaaatctaaaccacaatgagatattacttcacacctgttagaattgctataatcaaaaagacaagaaataacaaatgttggtgagaatgtgggaaaaaaggaaacctttatacactattggtgggattgtaaattaATGCAGACACTATAGCAAACATTATAGAGGTTAATCAAGAAATTAACAGAactacaatatgatccagcaattctacttctgggtattaaaacaaaaacactaatgtgaaaagatatatgcacctccaagttcactgcttatttaacttatatgcagagtacatcatgagaaacgctggactggaagaaacacaagctggaatcaagactgccaggaaaaatatcaataaactcagatatgcagatgacaccacccttatgggagaaagtgatgaggaactaaatagcctcttgatgaaagtcaaagaggagagcgaaaaagttggctgaaagctcaacattcagaaaacaaaaatcatggcatctggtgccatcacttcatgacaaatagatggggaaagagtgtcagactttattttgggggctccaaaatcactgcagatggtgattgcagccatgaaattaaaagatgcttactccttggaagaaaagttatgaccaacctagatagcatattcaaaagcagagacattactttgccgactaaggtccatctagtctaggctatggtttttcctatggtcatgtatggatgtgagagttggactgtgaagaaggctgagcgcctaagaattgatgcttttgaactgtggtgttggagaagactcttgagagtcccttggactgcaaggagatccaaccagtccattctgaaggagatcagccctgggatttcttttggagggaatgatgctaaagctgaaactccagtactttggccaccttatgcgaagagttgactcattggaaaagactctgatgctgggagggattggaggcaggaggagaaggggacaacagaggatgagatggctggatagcatcactcactcaatggatgtgagtctgagtgaacgccgggagttggtgatggacagggaggcctggcatgctgcaattcatggggtcgcaaagagtcggacacgactgagtgactgaactgaactgaggttcactgcagcactatttgcaatagccaagaaatggaaataaccCAAGTGCCCACTgatggatgatttttaaaaatgtaatatatacacatacccttctgatggatgaatgaatttaaaaaatgtaatatatacgcataccctcacacacacacatgaatgtaCTGTCACACGTGCATACAATGGAgtactattcagccttaaaaaaagaagcaaatcttgtcatttgtaacaacatgaacAGACCCTAAGGAAATTAAgctaagggaaataagtcagacagaggcaAAAGCCATACGATTTCACTTGTATGTAAAatctttaatgaataaataaatataatacttaGCTTTGAGGTACAAAGCTAGGTACAAAATATAACACAAACTTTgagttgtaaaataaataagtcattggatgtaatgtacagcatggtactatggttaatattatttttaaattttatttatttattttggctgtggtgtgtgtgggggatcttagttcatcaaccagggattgaactcaggctccctgcattgaagcatggagtcttaaccactggtctgccagggaagtccttatagtTAATAATcttatattgcatatttgaaagctgctaagaaagtaaatcataaaaaattctcataagaaaaaaatgtttgtgagTATGTATGATGACGGATATTAACTTGACTtcttgtggtgatcattttgtaaggtataaaaatatgttgtatacctgagactaatacaatgttatatatcaattatacttcgatttttaaaaaattaaaaacttttctgCATCAAAGGATACAATCAAGAAAGCGAGAAGAAaacctactgaatgagagaaaatacttgGCAATCGTATCTGATAAGGAAGTGGCATCTCAAATATACTAAAAACTCCTAAagctcaataacaaaaagataactcaattaaaaataagcaatgaatctgaaaatatattttcctcagAAGTTTTACATAAATAgccaaaaagcatatgaaaatattctcaacatCTTTActtatcagggaaatgtaaatcaaaaccacaaggaggaaCCATGATACACTGATCAAAAtgactattattaaaaaaaaaaagagcaaaaaaagcATTGGTCAGGATGCGAAGAAATtgggtttcttgcattgctggtAGGAAATAATAAGGTATGGTCACTtttgaaaacaatttggcagttcctctaaaagttataaatataaaagtatcaCATAACCCCGAAAGTCTACTTGTAAATACATACTCAGGAGAACtgaaaaaacatacacacacaaaaacctgtacatcaatgttcatagcagcattaattGTAACAGTCAAAAAAAGCGGgaataatccaaatgtccatcaactgattaatggataaataagaatatatatctttacaatggaacattatttattaataaaaattaagcaCCAACAAATGTTACaacatgcttaaaaaaaaaacctaagtgaaagaaaccagtcaaaGAAGTCTAGATCTTATATGATTATAtacatgaaatgtccaaaataagtaaatctacagggacagaaaaaaagagaggggagAATGTTGGTGTTGGGGAGAGGGAATGGAGACTGAATCCTAACAGGTATGTTTCTTTCTGAGATGAGAAGATGTTAAAAAACTAATGTGCTATAAAAAAATTGAGTTATACAACTCTATGACATACTGAAAGTTGCTAAACTATGTACTTTAGATGGATGAACTATACAGTATGTGAATTAAACCTtaataaatctgtttttaaaaagtcaaatggaaatattagaaataaaaaaaatggaGTGAAAGATACAAGATACAAGAAATCTACTTTAAACGTAAAAAGGTACATCTCATTTTACTTTTCAGCtactgcatttatttatttatacaaattgaaggtttgtggcagccTTCTGTTGAGCAAGTCTACTGACATCATTTTTTCCaatatttgctcactttgtgccTCTGTGTCACGTTTTGGTTACTCTTGCAATATttcaacttttaaattattattattatatttgttatagtgATCTAAAATGAGTAATCTTTATGTTACTACTGCAAAAAGACTATGACTcattgaaggctcagatgatggttagcattttctagcaataaagtatttttgaaataaagtgCTCACTGATTTTTCTAGATGAAATGCTACTGCATACTTAATATAAATTaagttttatatgcactgggaaaccaaaacattCATGTGACTCAGTTTACTGCAGTATTTCCTTTACTGAGGTGGCACAGAATCAAACCCCCAATATCTCTGAGATATGCCTGTATACAGttaaaagcagaaggaaaggaaaaaaatgaaacaaaacatgcAAACACTAATCAGAAGAAAGCTAGAGTAACTACATTATTACTGAAATAGActtcaaagcaaagaaaaaaaaattgttaagttTAAGAAAGACTATTACATAACAATAAAGGAATCAATTTGCCCAAAGCATGAAACatcttaaataatttattcatgtaCCTAAAAACAGGGTTTGAGATAACTGATGCAAAACCACTGAaccaaaaagagaaacagacaaatccacAATTAAAACCGTGGACTTCAATGCTTCTCTCTTTATAAGTGAAGCAGCAAGTAGACAAAAAGCAGTAAAACTATACAACACCTGGTTGACAGAGTCTATCAATCAAACCGACATTTAGAGAACACTCCACCTAACAAGAGCAATATAGTCTcttcaagcacacatggaacagaATCTAAAATTGACTCTACTCTGAATTATAACACCAACATCAATGAATtagaaacaaaacccaaagtttaTATAAGGTGTACTCTTTTGCCACAATGAAATTAACTAGACATAAGTAAAACATCCGGAAAATATCCaaatatacagaaattaaaacacttctaaataacctaTAGGTTAAAGAGGAAGTCTCAAGAGcaattagaaaatgttttgattcaataataatgaaatatagcATCAAAATTTGTGGAATAGAGCTAAAAAGACATTCTGGGGAAATTTACataattaaatgtttatattaagcAAAAGAACTATCCAAACTTCCACCTTAAGAAAACCAAAAAGAACAGTAAATTAACTCAAAGCAATATCGATGtgaacagaaatcaatgaaactgaaaaacagaaaaaaaagaaaaccaataaaactccaagcaGGCTATTTGAAAAGATTAATGTAATTCATAAACATATAACCAGACAGACCAAGATAAAAAAGGAGCAAATTCAATAAACTAATTTCAGGAAATAACAAGGGAACAACACAACAgatattaaaagaataagaaaaatttaCTAACAACTCTATGCTATAAATCCAACCATTTTattgaaatggacaaatttctggAAAGACAGTATAAAAACCTGCTTAAGATGAAACAGATAAACTAAAAACTCCTCTAGCCATTCAAGAAAAACTTTATAATCGTTAAAAACTCTCCAACAAAGACAACTCTAGGCACAAATGACTTTACTGGTAAATTCTActaaatatctggaagttcacggttcacatattgctgaaacctggcttggaaaattttgagcattactttcctagcgtgtgagatgagggcaattgtgtggtagtttgagcattcatttgGCAtttctttccttgggattggaacgaaaactgacctttccccatcctgtggccactgcagagttttccaaatttgttgacatattgagtgcagcactttcacagcatcatgttttaggatttgaaatagctcaactggaattccatcacctccactagctttgttcgtagtgatgcttcctaaggcccacctgacttcacattccaggttgccCGGCTTTAGCTGAGTGTGactgatcacaccttcatgatgatctgggtcgtgaagatttttt carries:
- the C2H9orf85 gene encoding uncharacterized protein C9orf85 homolog, which gives rise to MSSQKGNVTRSRPQRHQNTFSFKNDKFDKSVQTKKINAKLHDGVCQRCKEVLEWRVKYSKYKPLSKPKKCVKCLQKTVKDSYHIMCRPCACELEVCAKCGKREDIVIPFNKEPEKTENVENNLCSSHRSCRRNEENDDDLDFDIDLEDAEEEDK